CCCGCCCACCCTGCGCGCCGACCCGGGCCTTCTGGACGCCTGCCTCGCCTGCTTCCCCGCCGCGACCCGGGTCGCGGTCGAGCCCCGCCACGACTCCTGGTGGACACCGGAGGTCCGCGCGGTCCTCGAGTCCCGGCACGCGGCCCTGTGCTGGGCCGACGTCCTGGCCCGCCCCGCGACCCCGCTGTGGCGCACCACCGACTGGGGCTACGTGCGCTTCCACCAGGGCCGCGCCCGGCCCTGGCCGCACTACGGCCGCCGCTCCCTCGCCACCTGGCTCGACCGCGTCGCCACGACCTGGCCCGACGGCGAGGACGTCTACGCGTACTTCAACAACGACCCGGGGGGTGCGGCGGTGGCGGACGCGATGACGTTCGCGCGGCTGGGGAGATCGGCGGGCCTGGAGATCACACGGACACCTCAGCGTCCGACGCGGGCCGGCTGAGCGACGCCCTACTCCCCGTAAGCCGCCCGCAGGGCATCCCGTACGGCGGCGAGCGCGGCGTCCTGCCCCTGCCCGAGCCTGCGAGCCCGCTCCGCATACGCCTGGGCGGCGACCGCCAGCTCCCGGTCCGCGGCCGAGCCGGCGGCGGCCACGAACGTGCCGTGACGCCCGCGTGTCTCGATCACGCCGTCCGCCTCCAGCGCCCGGTACGCCTTGGCGACCGTGTTCGCGGCGAGCCCCAGCGACTCGGCCAGCCCCCGCACGGTCGGCAGCCGGTACCCCACCGGCAGCTCCCCCGACCGCGCCTGCTCGGAGATCCGCGCCCGCACCTGCTCGTACGGCGGGGCACTGTCGTCGATGTCGATCTTCAAGGTCACAGGCCGATTGTCCCGTACCCGGCGGAAAATGGGAGGCACCCCGGGTGCGCCCCCACGTAACGTGCGCCTCCATGACCATGATCGTGCGCGACCTGCGACCCGACGTCCGAGCCGACGCCGAGGGGTTCTCCCAGACCCGCCGCCTCGCCCTGCCGTACATGCTGTCCACCCCCGAGTCCGTGGTGCACACCCTGACCCACGCCCATCCGGACGCCCACTTCGGGCAGCTCGTCGCCGAGGAGGACGGCGAGATCGTCGGCACGGCCCAGATCAGCGTCGCCCACGGCAGCCCGGAGCCCGGCCAGGGCTCCGCCAACATCTACGTACGCCCCGACCGCAGGCACCGCGGCGCCGGTTCGCTCCTGCTGCGCACCGCCGAGGAGCGTCTGGCGGGCCTGGGCGTGCGGAAGCTGTTCGCCTGGGTGCTGGAGGAGCCGGAGAATCTCGCCTTCGCCGAGCGGCACGGCTTCCGGGCCAGCCGTTCCGCCTACTTCATGCGCCTGGACCTGGCGGCCGGCACGCTGCCGCCCCGCGAGGCCCCGCCCGCCGGCGTCGAGCTGCGCACGGCCGCCGACTTCGCGGACGACCCGCGCCCGATGTTCGACCTGGACGCCGAGACGGCGTCGGACGAACCGAGCGACATCGACACCGAGTTCACGGACTACGAGGCCTGGCTGGAGGAGAACTGGAAGCACCCGCTCCTCGACCGCGAGCTGACCACGGTCGCGGTCGTCGACGGCCGCCCCGCCGCCTTCAGCGTGGCGCACACTGACGGCAGCCGCTACGGGACCGCCATGACCGGCACCGCCCGGGCGTTCCGCGGCCGGGGCCTGGCGAAGCTCGCCAAGAACGACTCCCTGCACCGGGCCCGTGCCGCGGGGTACACGGAGGCGTTCACCGGCAACGACACCGGCAACGAGCCGATGATCGCCATCAACAAGTGGTTCGGCTACGAGATCTGCGCGAAGGAAGTGCGCCATGTCCGTGAAATCGGCTGACCGGCCCGGGCAGCTGGACGTCGTGCTCGTCAAGGCGGGCCGTACGAAGATCCGCTACACCGGCGAGCTCCTGACGGACGACGGCACCCGCGTCGCGGTCCGCGCCCCGTGGGCGGGCGGCGGCGTCCGCGACTTCGGCTTCGTCCGCTTCGAGCCCGGGGACGTCTTCACCGAGTACTACTGGCGTGACCGCTGGTACGCGGTGAAGGAGGTCCGCTCGGCCACGGGCGCGCTGAAGGGCTGGTACTGCGACATCACCCGCCCCGCCTCGCGCACCGGCCCGGAGCTGGTCGTGGAGGACCTCGATTTGGACCTGTGGGTCTCCGCGGACGGCACGGACGTACGGCGCCTGGACGAGGACGAGTTCGCCGACAGCGGCCTCGCCGAGCGGGACTCCGAGGCAGCGGCCGCCGCGCTCGCCGCGCTCGACGAACTGGAGTCACTGGCCCGCGGCGGCGGCCTCACCGCCCTCCTGGTTTGAAGCCCCGCTCACGGCCACCACCGCGTACCGCTCGTCCGTCACCTCCCCGCCCCACAGCAGCGGATCGCCGGACAGCCGCTCCACGCTCACCTGCCCGGCGACCGGCGCGAGGAGGCCGATGAGCCGCTCCGCCGGTATCCCGACCGGCGCGGCCGTCCCCCACACCCCCTCGACCAGCACGAGCCGCCCTCCCGGCCGCAGCAGCCCGGCCCAGTGCCGCAGGGCGCGACCGGGGTCGGGCAGGGCCCACAGGACATGCCGGACCAGCACGGCGTCGAAGCGCTGCTCCCCGACCGGCGGTGCCGCCGCGTCACCGATGACGAACATCGCGTCACGCCCGGTCAGCTTCTGCCGGGCGAGCGTCACCATCGCCGGAGAGAGATCCACGCCCGTCACCCGGTGCCCCTGCTCGGACGCGAGGAGCGACAGACTGCCGGTGCCGCAGCCGAGATCGAGGACGTCGCCGGCCCGCCCGGGCAGCCAGGAGCGCAGCCGCGCGGCCCAGGCCCGGCGCACCTCCGGGTCGCGCAGCCCGTGGTCCGGCTCCTCGTCGAAGCCGGCGGCCCGCGCGTCCCAGTCCACGTCAGCGCCGGTGTTCACCGAGGTCGTGCCGTCACTGTCGTTCACCATGCGCCCAAGAGTGACACCCGCCACTGACACTCGAATCGTGACAGCCGCCACTGACAGACCAGGAGCAATGAGGAACTCTCCCCCGAAAGGTCTACCTCCGTGAGAACGCGGAACCCGGTAGCCCCTTAAGGAGGCAGCCATGCGCCGTGTGACCGTGCAGAAGCCCCTGAAGAAGACGGACGTCCGCCGGGCCCGCGAGGAGGCCGACGAGCGCCCCGCGGGACGCCCGGAAGTCCGCAAGGACATCGCACGCACGTGGTGGCCGGACGCCTGAGCGGCCGGTACCGATCATGAGACCCGGTCAGTGCTGGGACCCGGTCAGAGCAGCCGCTTGCGGTAGTGGACGCGGTCGTAGGGCCCGTCCAGTCGTCGCTCCACCAGCTCATAGCCGTACTTCGGGTAGATCTTCTGGTTCTCCCACATCAGCGCGTTCGTGTAGAGCCTGATCTCGGGCAGCGCCAGCGCACGCGCGTGCGCGTCCACGAACCGCAGCAGCCGTCGCCCCACTCCCCCGCCGCGCGCGGTGGGGTGGACGGCGATGATGTCGAGGAAGAGGTGGTCCTCGAACGCCTCGACCACGACGAGGCCGGTGACGGGCTCGCCCGTCACGAACACCTTGCCCGCGGCCACGTTCGCCGCGTGGTCCTCCTCCATGGGCTGCGGCACCCGTCCGATGCGCTCGATGTACGGGCGGAAGGCCGCGTCGATCACGCCCTCGACGACCGGTACGTCGGCGGCACCGGCCGGCCGGATCTCCTCGTCTGCCATGCCGTGACGGTACCTACCCGATGCCGGTCTGAGCACTTCCTTACTGGCCCTGTGCACTTTTTGCCGGGTGCCGTGTCACCGGAGGCGGCTTGTTGCTGATCGCGGTTCGGGGTATCAGCGGGGCGTCCGGCGCATCAGGTCGAGGTAACCGCCACGGGCCCAGATCTCTCCCTGAAATCGGGCGGGTGACATGACCTCCGCTCTGTTTCCGCGGCGCCAGACCACATCGCAGCGATAGCAGTACCAGGCGTCCCTCCAGAGGGGATACGCCAGGGCCGCGCCTGCGTGGATCTGTCTGCGGGTCCGTCTGGTCCGCAGGCCCGCCAGTACGAGCACGAGTACGTCGACACCCGCCGGCACCAGCCAGATGAGAGGGCCGATGAGCGCGAAGACGGCGAACCAGGGCAGGGTCGCCGCGGCCACGATCCCGACGCCCGGCGCCCCGGGAGGCTCAGGAGCGAGCGCGAGCCGCCCGGCGAGCGGGGCGTATGCGGGGCCGCCCTCCCGCCGTTGCTCTCGCGGTATCCGGCCCTCGTCGACGATGCGGAGCACCGAGTGCGTCCAGTCGCCCCCGCAGCGCGGGCACAGCGACATCCCGGGGACCCGTCGACTGCTGCTCCGGCCAGGCGGATCCGGGCCCATCCCCACCTCCCGTGCACATACGGGCTTCATCGAGCCGTTCCTGGAAGGGAGTTGCCCGGCGCGCGTTTGCCGGAACCGGACTTCGAAGCAGAGGCGAGGAAGGTACGGCGATCGTCGTAGGCGCCCTCGGCCGAGCCGGCCGCGGCCCCGGAGAGTCCTGGCCCGGACCGGCCCACAGAGGCCGAAGCCGCCCCGAACCAGCCCACGCAGGCCGAGGCCGCTCCCAACCAGCCGAAGGCGGCCGGTGCCACGGAGAACCTCGCCGAGACAGGCGGCGACAGCAGCACCCGGTACCCCGCGATCGGCGGCGCGGCCGCGCTGGCGCTCGGCTCGTCGGCCCTGTTCCTGGCGGCCCGGCGCCGGACGGTGAGCGGCAGTCGCCGCGGCCGCTGACCCAGGACTCGGGGCCTGTCCGGCGGCTCAGGCCGGACAGGCCCCGAAACGTTTCCTTGCGCGTGTCGGCCGAATACACGTGTCAGTCGAACGCCGACGCACAGGTGGTGGGCCTGGCCCGTGCCGGGTCGAGGGCGTTGGCCACCTCGTGGAAGGTGATCCGGTCGAACAGCCCGATGGCCACGTGCTCGGACAGGTCGGCCGGGCACAGGTCCTGGAGCAGGACGTTGCGCACGTCCGGCCCGCTCAGGTACTGGCTGCGCCACGGCGTGACCACCTCGTCGTACTTCGTGGCGATGACGGTGTAGCGCACGCCGGGCACGGTGTCGCCGCCCGCGTTGAGCCGGTCGAGGAAGTCGGAGCCGGCGACCTGGTCGGCGAGGGCGGGAGTGGTCTTCGCCAACAGGTTCCCGGCTCCCGGGAAGTACGGCAGCAGGTTGGTGAAGCCGCTCAGTGTGGTGCCGTGGTTGCTGGGCGCGATGCCGACCAGCGCGTTCACCTCGGCGGCTCCGCCGAGGAACCTCAGGTAGTAGCGGGGCATCATGCCGCCCTGCGAATGTCCGACGATGTCGGTCTCGACGGCGCCGGTGGTGGCGAGCACCTGGTCGACGAAGTCCTTGAGCTGTCCGGCCGACTTCTCGACGGGTCCGAGGCCGTGGAAGAAGGGGACACCCTCCAACTGGCCGTAGTCGAGCGAGAAGACGCAGTAGCCGCGGACCTTCAGATAGGGGGCGAGGCCCAGCCAGTTGTCGACGGAGTTCCCGAGGGTGCCGTGGACGAGGACGACGGGGCGGGGATGAGCGGCGGACGGCTTGCAGGAGTAGTCGTTCCAGCCGGAGCTCGGGGCGCCGGCGGCCTGGGCGGAGGCGGCGGGGACGGTGACGGCCGCGGCGGTCACCAGCAGCGCGGTCAGGGGGCTGAACACTCGTTTCCAGGGCAGCATCGAGTGATCTCCTTGCGGCTCAAGGGAGGTGCGACGGCACGACGCCCTGTGATCCGGATCACGGGATGCTGTTCACTCGTCAAGTTACGAGTGAGTAGTCAAACTGGGAAGTTACGCGCCAGTAAAAACTTCCAGCGATAACCGACGACAACGGACCCGTCCGACGCCTCTTCACCAGGCAGGACGGATGGGCCCGCGCGGAGCGATCCGCAACAACTGCTCCCCGAGCGCCCGCACTTCCCTCTCCCCCAGCGCGTCCCCCCATTCCCGCACGGCTTCCGCGGCCGCCTCCTCCGCCGCCCGCGTGCACCCCCACCCGCGCCCGGTCAGCACGACAAGCCGCGCCCGCGCGTCGTCGGGGTGCGGCCGTCGCTCGACGTATCCCTTGCGGACCATCTCCTCCACGAGCTGACTGGCGGCCTGCTTGGTCACCCCGAGATGGGCAGCAAGGTCGGTGACCGTCGCGCCGTCCGGGGCGAGCCGGGCGAAGGCGAAGCCGTGCGCGGGCCTGACCCCCTCGAACCCCCTGGCCACGACGCCGTCGTTGATGCGTTGCGTCAGCTCACCGGCGACGGCGAGCAAGGCGGCGGACAGGGCCATGGCTTCGGAGTTCTGCACGTACGCATTGAAACACTCTTGACGAGAAGGTCAAGTAGCTTGACTATATAGTCAAGCTACTTGACTATCTGGAGGCCGCGATGCCCGTCGTCCGTTCGTCCGAAGCCGTCACGCACGAGATCCACGGCGCCCGCTTCGTCTCGTACGCCACCCCGCGCAGCGGGAGCAAGGAACTGTGCGCCTGGCGCGGTGAGATCCCCGCCGGTCTCAAAGCGCCCGCGCACACCGTCAGCCGGGAAGAGATCTTCCATCTGCTCGACGGCGAGCTGCTGATCACCCTCGACGGCCGCACCGAGCGGATCGCGGCGGGCGACACGGTGATCGTCAACCCCGGCGTCACCCTCACCGTCGAGAACCCCACCGACCGGACCGCGTACTCCTGGGTCACCACCTCCGTCGGCCTGGAGGCACGACTCGCCGACGGCACCCGCATCGTGCCGCCGTGGGCCAACTGACGTCACGCGGAAGGATCTACGCCGCCAGTCCCCCTAGCCCCCCGGGCATCACCGCCCGCGGCCCGAACTTCGCTCGCGCGCGGTCCGCGACCTCCTCGATGAGGCGGACCTTCTCGTCCACGGGGTCGAAAGTCAGCTGGTGGGAGGCCTGGTCGGCGGGGTCGAGTCCCTCGGCGCGCAGGGCGATCGCGCGGACCCGGGCGCGTTGCAGGCCGAGCCCTTCGTACATGCCGTACGCGGCCCTGGTCAGGTCCGGCGAGTGCGCGGTCGGTTCGGTCAGCGTGCGAGTGCGGGTCGTGGCGGAGCGGTCGGCGTAGCGCACGGTGAGGGTGAGCGTGCGGCACACCTTCTCCAGGGCGCGCAACCGGGCGCCGATCTCCTCGGCGGCCGACAGCAGGGCACGGCGGTGGCGGTCCGGGTCCAGTTCGTCGCGGCCGAAGGGGCGTTCCGTCGCGAGGGAGCGGGAGACGGCGTTCGGTACGACCCGGCCGCGGTCGATGCCGTTCGCCTTCTCGTGCAGCTCGCGGCCGGCCTTCGCACCGACCAGCCGCTGGAGCGTGGACAGCGGCGCGGCGGCGACCCTGCCGAGAGTGTCGAGGCCGTAGTCGCCCAGTGTGCGGGCGGTCGCGGCGCCCACGCCGGGCAGCGCGGCGACGGGCTTGTCCGCGAGGAACTCCGCGATGGCGTCCCGCTCCTCGGGCACCGCACACGTCACCCCGGGCACGGCGTCGCGCAGCGCCACGCGGGCCAGCATCGGCCCGGGCCCGGCTCCGATCACGCAGTCGACGCCGTACAGCGCGAGTGAGCGCACCCGGATCACCGAGGCCAGTTCGACGGCATCCCGCCCGAAGTACCGTTCGGCGCCCCGCAGGTCGGCCAGCGCCCCGTCCGGCGGCAGGGCCTGGACGACGGGGGTGAACTCCTCCAGCATCCCGAGCAGTCGGGGCAGGTCGGCCTCGCGCGTCGGAGGCAGCTGGAAACGTACGCAGAGGATGGTCATCCCGCACTCCCCGGACTCTGGTGCCACAACTTTCTTCCCACCGCGGGCCCTTCGCCCGCGG
This region of Streptomyces caelestis genomic DNA includes:
- a CDS encoding GntR family transcriptional regulator, with amino-acid sequence MTLKIDIDDSAPPYEQVRARISEQARSGELPVGYRLPTVRGLAESLGLAANTVAKAYRALEADGVIETRGRHGTFVAAAGSAADRELAVAAQAYAERARRLGQGQDAALAAVRDALRAAYGE
- a CDS encoding DNA polymerase Y family protein, whose product is MTILCVRFQLPPTREADLPRLLGMLEEFTPVVQALPPDGALADLRGAERYFGRDAVELASVIRVRSLALYGVDCVIGAGPGPMLARVALRDAVPGVTCAVPEERDAIAEFLADKPVAALPGVGAATARTLGDYGLDTLGRVAAAPLSTLQRLVGAKAGRELHEKANGIDRGRVVPNAVSRSLATERPFGRDELDPDRHRRALLSAAEEIGARLRALEKVCRTLTLTVRYADRSATTRTRTLTEPTAHSPDLTRAAYGMYEGLGLQRARVRAIALRAEGLDPADQASHQLTFDPVDEKVRLIEEVADRARAKFGPRAVMPGGLGGLAA
- a CDS encoding GNAT family N-acetyltransferase, which codes for MADEEIRPAGAADVPVVEGVIDAAFRPYIERIGRVPQPMEEDHAANVAAGKVFVTGEPVTGLVVVEAFEDHLFLDIIAVHPTARGGGVGRRLLRFVDAHARALALPEIRLYTNALMWENQKIYPKYGYELVERRLDGPYDRVHYRKRLL
- a CDS encoding GNAT family N-acetyltransferase, whose protein sequence is MTMIVRDLRPDVRADAEGFSQTRRLALPYMLSTPESVVHTLTHAHPDAHFGQLVAEEDGEIVGTAQISVAHGSPEPGQGSANIYVRPDRRHRGAGSLLLRTAEERLAGLGVRKLFAWVLEEPENLAFAERHGFRASRSAYFMRLDLAAGTLPPREAPPAGVELRTAADFADDPRPMFDLDAETASDEPSDIDTEFTDYEAWLEENWKHPLLDRELTTVAVVDGRPAAFSVAHTDGSRYGTAMTGTARAFRGRGLAKLAKNDSLHRARAAGYTEAFTGNDTGNEPMIAINKWFGYEICAKEVRHVREIG
- a CDS encoding class I SAM-dependent methyltransferase translates to MVNDSDGTTSVNTGADVDWDARAAGFDEEPDHGLRDPEVRRAWAARLRSWLPGRAGDVLDLGCGTGSLSLLASEQGHRVTGVDLSPAMVTLARQKLTGRDAMFVIGDAAAPPVGEQRFDAVLVRHVLWALPDPGRALRHWAGLLRPGGRLVLVEGVWGTAAPVGIPAERLIGLLAPVAGQVSVERLSGDPLLWGGEVTDERYAVVAVSGASNQEGGEAAAAGQ
- a CDS encoding cupin domain-containing protein; this encodes MPVVRSSEAVTHEIHGARFVSYATPRSGSKELCAWRGEIPAGLKAPAHTVSREEIFHLLDGELLITLDGRTERIAAGDTVIVNPGVTLTVENPTDRTAYSWVTTSVGLEARLADGTRIVPPWAN
- a CDS encoding MarR family winged helix-turn-helix transcriptional regulator, translating into MQNSEAMALSAALLAVAGELTQRINDGVVARGFEGVRPAHGFAFARLAPDGATVTDLAAHLGVTKQAASQLVEEMVRKGYVERRPHPDDARARLVVLTGRGWGCTRAAEEAAAEAVREWGDALGEREVRALGEQLLRIAPRGPIRPAW
- a CDS encoding DUF72 domain-containing protein, with protein sequence MTLFVGTSGWQYKDWRDVLYPSGLPMRLWLEEYAGHFATVEINNAFYRLPARETFEDWRRRAPADFVVAVKASRYLTHIKRLKDPEEPVGRLMSHAAGLGDRLGPVLLQLPPTLRADPGLLDACLACFPAATRVAVEPRHDSWWTPEVRAVLESRHAALCWADVLARPATPLWRTTDWGYVRFHQGRARPWPHYGRRSLATWLDRVATTWPDGEDVYAYFNNDPGGAAVADAMTFARLGRSAGLEITRTPQRPTRAG
- a CDS encoding DUF402 domain-containing protein, which gives rise to MSVKSADRPGQLDVVLVKAGRTKIRYTGELLTDDGTRVAVRAPWAGGGVRDFGFVRFEPGDVFTEYYWRDRWYAVKEVRSATGALKGWYCDITRPASRTGPELVVEDLDLDLWVSADGTDVRRLDEDEFADSGLAERDSEAAAAALAALDELESLARGGGLTALLV
- a CDS encoding esterase/lipase family protein, which codes for MLPWKRVFSPLTALLVTAAAVTVPAASAQAAGAPSSGWNDYSCKPSAAHPRPVVLVHGTLGNSVDNWLGLAPYLKVRGYCVFSLDYGQLEGVPFFHGLGPVEKSAGQLKDFVDQVLATTGAVETDIVGHSQGGMMPRYYLRFLGGAAEVNALVGIAPSNHGTTLSGFTNLLPYFPGAGNLLAKTTPALADQVAGSDFLDRLNAGGDTVPGVRYTVIATKYDEVVTPWRSQYLSGPDVRNVLLQDLCPADLSEHVAIGLFDRITFHEVANALDPARARPTTCASAFD